From the Caldibacillus debilis DSM 16016 genome, the window AAAAAGAATATGAATGGGTTCCGGCCCATCGGATCCGGAAATCGGATTCGCGGACAAGGAAATTTATTGCCGGCCGTCCTCACTTGTTTACCGAGGTGGAAAAGGGGATTTCCATCAACGGAAAGTCTTTTTTGCCAACCAAAGGGTGGAACGTGAAAAAAACGATTACCCACGATAATTGGGAAAATCGGTTTGTTAAGAATATGATGTGGCGCCTTGTCCAGAAGCTGGATGATTTAAAACGTCGTCTGGAGGGCAAAAATAGCCGATACGAACTGGAACCCGATCCTGAGACGATTCAAAAGATTGATGAAGGAAAAAAGCTTCTGAACGACCGATTGCAGAATTCCTTTTGGAAGCAAATCGGGAAATTGGATCGGTCCGTGATAAATCAAGTGGTGCAAATGAAGGCCGGTTATCGGGATGCTTTTAAAATCTATTTAATCCTGATGAAGGGCATCATCCTTCAAGGGAATCTATTGCGCATGTCCTTGAAGGATGTAGCATTGTTATACGAGTATTGGACCTATTTGAAAATGGGACAAATTTTACGGACGCATTTCATCATAGAAAAACAGGATGTGGTTACCTACAAATATGGCTCCCTCTTTGTTAAATTGGAAGAAGGAGCATCCGCCGAGCAGGTGTTCCGCCATCCGCAAACAAATGAAAAAATTATTTTATCCTACCAGAAAAACATCCATTCATTACCAACTGTTAGCCAAAAGCCGGATATTTTTTTGCAAATTGAAAAAATGGGTGTTGACTACACATATAACTATGTCTTTGATGCCAAGTACCGGATTGATTTCGGTTTGGATGGCAATAATCCTGTAGGACCTGGCCCGATGGAAGACGATATCAACACAATGCACCGGTACCGGGATGCCCTCGTCGTCAAATCCGGTGGGCCTTACGAGAGGCATGCCTTTGGGGCATATGTGTTGTTCCCGTGGTTCGATGAGGAAAATTATGAAAATCATCCCTTTTATAAAAGTATCGATGAAGTCAACATCGGTGGCTTTCCCTTTCTGCCAAATGCGACGAAGCTGGTGGAACGATTTGTGGAACGTCTCGTCAACAGCAACCCCGAGGAATTGCAGGAAGAAGGGATCTTGCCTCGTGGTTCCATCGACTATTGGGAATCCGGGCTGGAGGAAAAGGTATTGGTGGTGTCGATCAACAAACGGGAGCCCTATTTGGCAGCCAAACAGAAGAAGCAGGTAACCATTCATGCAGGAACTTTGAGAAAGGGATGGGAGAGAGCCAAATATGTTTCGCTTTACGTGACCCAACCTGTTTCGAAAGAGCTGTCCGTTGAAAATGGCATTCGTTTTTATGGCGAAATCGATCGGATCGACCTCCAAGGCGATCAAGGTCAAATGTTCGTACATTTTCATGTGAAAGCCTGGCAAACATTGCCCCATATCATCCGACCGGTGGGCTATGGGATTCAAAATCATTTGCTGACATCCATCAATCTATTGAGACAGGCGGAGGAATTGCCGGAATTGTTTATGAAATCCGGCGAAGAAATGAAATTGTGGCGGATGCTGCGCCGTTTGACCACGAAAGTGCGGACGACACTGGATACGACCATTCTTGATCGGGCGAAAAAAATCTTGGCTTACCAAATCGGTTTTTACTCCGTTGACCTAGATACGGAAAAGGGAGAAATCCACGTCAGCTACTTTGGTGAACGGCAGCAAACGATTCCCCTTTCCATGCTTGAAAAGGATCCCAATCGTGTGTTTAAGATTTTGAGGGATATTCTATTCAAAGATTAGAAAAAATCGATGGCCATGTGGAGTAAGGGTCTAGACTCCAATCCAGCATTGACAAGGGACCATATCTTTTAAGTAGCAAAGCCTCCCGGCTCGCATCACCCCTGCGTCCGGGAGGCTTTCCGCATTTTCGCGACGAGGTCCGTGTCGGGGGTGACGCGGACGGTTTTCTGGTGATCGTAAATGACAAAGCCGGGTTTTGCCCCGGTGGGTTTGCGCACATATTTAACCTTCGTGTAATCCACGTCCACGTTCCCCGAATTCCTCGCCTTGCTGTAATAGGCGGCCAGATGGGCGGCTTCCAGCAGGGTCTCTTCCGACGGCTCGCTGCTCCGGATGACCACGTGGCTGCCGGGGACGTTTTTCGCGTGCAGCCAAACCTCCTCTTTCCGCGCCAGCCGCATCGTCAAGTATTCATTTTGCTTATTGTTTTTGCCCACCAAAATGGGCGTCCCGTCCGACGCCAGGAATTGCTCCGGGGCGGGGGCGGCCTTTTTCCCCGGCTTTTCCTTCCTGCCCGCCTTTTCTTTCAAATATCCCTGTTCCGCCAGCTCTTCTTTGATCTCGTCCAAATCTTTCGCCGAAGCCATCCGGATCTGCTCATGCAAAAGGGACAAATATTCCAGTTCCTTTTCCGTTTGTTCCAGCTGCGTCTTCACGGCCTCCCGGGCGTTTTTCGCCTTCTGGTATTTCCGGAAATACGCCTGGGCGTTTTCCGAGGGGCTTTTGTCCGCATCGAGGGGAATGGTCAGCGGTTCTCCGGTATAGTAATTGGTGACGGTGATTTCTTTCATCCCTTTTTCCGCCAGATGGAGATTGGCCGTCAACAACTCTCCGTACAATTGGTATTCGCCGCTTTTTTCCGATTCCTGCCATTCCCTTTGCAATTTTTCCCGTTTTCTTTCGTTCTTTTCGATTTCCTTTTTGATGAATCGCTCCAGGTCCCCGGCGATTTGTTTTACCCGGTCCCTTTCCGCCTTTTCAAAATAATAGCGGTCGAGCAATTCGCTTAAAGTCTTGAAGTACACCCTTTCCCCGCCCACATGTTCCAGGGGGAACAAATAGAAGAATTCCTTGTCTTCCCTTTTCATCAAAGCCGGCCGGATGTCGCCCCTTCTGATTTTGTCGGTTAAGGACAGGAAAGCTTTGGGCACGGTTTCCCGGTTGGGAAGCCCCGCCAAATGCACCACTTCCTTTGCGAAAAGGGGGGAGATGCCGAGAAAACGGGAGACGAGCTGGGCGTCGATCTTTCCGGCGTTGAAATCGATTTGGCTGATGATATCCGATTCGCTGCAGGTCAGCGGGTCGGTTTTGTCTTGTTCCGGTGGAAACCGGTAGCTTTGCCCGGGCAGGACGGCCCGGTAACGGTTTACCGCGTGGGAGACATGTTTGATGCTGTCGATGATCGTCCCGGATTCGCCGTCGGTCAAAACGATGTTGCTGTGCTTTCCCATCAGTTCGATGATCAACTGTTTCCGCGTCGGATCCCCGATCTCGTTTCTCCCCTTGATATGGATCAGGACCACCCGGTCCAGCCCGCGCTGCTCGATTTTTTCAATGACCGCGCCTTCCAGATGCTTGCGCAGGACCATGCAAAACATCGGCGGTTCCTTCGGATGGACGTATTCTTCCTCCGTCAGCTGGATTCTCGCGTAAACCGGATGGGCGGAAATGAGAAGTTTTGCATTTTTTCCCTTGGAACGGACGATAAGGAGAACTTCGTTTTTGGAAGGCTGATAGATTTTCCCGATCCGCCCGCCGGCAAGGGCTTCCGCCAATTCCTTTGTCATCATTCGCGTAAACAGACCGTCAAAGGACATGATCGCTTCCCTCTCCATGCGAAGACATTGATAAAAATAAGTATAGCATTTTTCCGGACAAGACTGAATATGCTTTCCATAGACAAGGTGTCCAAAGGGGGATGTTAAACGGGAAATGAAATTCCATCAAATGCACATCAGCGATGTGGAAAAGGCTTTGCAAACGGATATGAACCGCGGGCTGTCCGACATGGATGCGGAAAAAAGGAAAAAACGGTACGGGGAAAACGTGCTGGAGGAGGGGGAAAAACCGTCCCGCCTCCGCATTTTTTTCAGCCAATTCAAGGATTTTATGGTTATCGTCCTTCTCATCGCGACGGTCATCTCGGGACTTTTGGGCGAATATATGGATGCGCTGACGATCATCATCATCGTGATCACCAACGGGATCCTGGGCTATATTCAGGAATACCGGGCGGAGAAGTCGCTGGACGCCCTGAAGGAATTGTCCGCCCCCCAGGCGAATGTCTTCCGCGGGGGAAAAAAGCTGAAAATCCCGACCAAAGAAATCGTCCCGGGGGATGTGCTGCTCTTTTCCAGCGGCGACCGGATCGGGGCGGATGTGCGCATCGTCGAGGCGAACGGCCTGGAAATCGACGAATCCCCGCTGACCGGGGAATCGGTGCCGGTAGAAAAGGGGACGGAGCCGGTCTTCGGGGAAAATCTCGGGATCGGGGATATGGCCAATCTGGCCTTTATGGGGACGATGGTCACCCGCGGGAGCGGCAAGGGGATCGTCATCGGCACGGGGATGAATACGGCCATGGGAAAAATCGCCGATATGCTGCAAAGTGCGAAGGAATCCATGACCCCTTTGCAGAGAAGGCTCGAGGAGTTGGGCAAGATTTTGCTTGCCCTCTGCCTTGTCCTGACCGTCCTCGTCGTCGTGATCGGCGTCCTGCAGGGCCATGATGTGTATACGATGTTTTTGGCGGGGGTTTCCCTCGCGGTGGCGGCGATTCCGGAAGGGCTGCCCGCGATCGTTACCATCGCCCTCTCCCTCGGCGTCCAACGGATGGTGAGGAAAAATTCGATCGTAAGGAAACTGCCGGCGGTGGAAACCCTCGGCAGCGTTTCCGTCATTTGTTCGGACAAAACCGGCACGATGACGGCAAACAAGATGACCGTCACCCGCATCTTCGCCGGGGGGAAGGTTTGGGCGGTCACCGGCCACGGCTATGAACCGAAGGGGGATTTTTTTTACAGGGACCGGAAAATCAGCCCGAAAAATGATCCCGCTTTGGAAAAGCTTTTATTGTTTTCCGCCCTCGGCAATCCGACGCGGATCGTCCAAGGCAAAGACGGCTACCGATTGGAAGGGGATCCGACGGAGGGGGCGATGCTCGTCGCCGCCCTGAAGGCGGGTTTTCACCCGGAGCGGCTTGCCGGGCGGTACAAAATCATCGGGGAATTTCCCTTCGATTCCGCCCGGAAGCGGTCGAGCGCCGCCGTCGAAACCGGAGGGGGGAAAGTCTTTGCCGTAGTCAAGGGCGCCCCGGAAATCTTGCTGCAATTGTCTGAGCGGATCCTTTGGGACGGCAGGGAGGTGCCGTTGAACGGGGAATACCGGAGGGCGGTCAACGCCGTATTGGAGGAGATGGGAACCTCCGCCCTCAGGGCGATCGCCGTCGCCTATAAGCCGCTGTCCAAGAGGGGCGGGCTGTCCGGAGACGAGGTGGAAAGGGATTTGATTTTCGCCGGCGTGATGGGGATGATGGATCCGCCCCGGAAGGAAGTCCGGCAGGCGGTAAAGGAATGCAAAGAAGCGGGGATCAAAACGGTCATGATCACCGGCGACCATGCGACCACCGCCCGTTCCGTCGCCCGGGAGCTGGGGATCCTGTCGAAAACGGGGAAGATCATCGAAGGGACGGAACTGGAAAAAATGGACGGGGAGGAACTGAAAGAGGCGGCCAAAGAGGCGGATGTCTTCGCCAGGGTGTCTCCCGAGCACAAGCTGAAGATCGTCCGGGCCCTCCAAAAAAGCGGGGCGATCGTGGCGATGACCGGCGACGGGGTGAACGATGCGCCCGCCATCAAACAGGCGGATATCGGGATCGCCATGGGCCGTTCGGGAACCGACGTGGCGAAGGAAGCCTCCTCCCTGATTCTCATCGATGACAATTTTGCGACGATCAAAGCCGCCATTGAAGAAGGAAGGACCATTTATGAAAATATCCGCAAATTCATCCGCTATTTGCTGGCCTCCAACGTGGGCGAAATATTGGTCATGCTGTTTGCGATGATCCTGGGCCTTCCCCTGCCCTTGGTCCCGATCCAGATCCTGTGGGTCAATCTCGTCACCGACGGGCTGCCGGCCATGGCCCTGGGGGTCGACGGGGCGGAAGAGGACGTCATGAAACGGAAGCCGAGGCATCCGAAAGAGGGGATCTTCGCCCGGGGGCTGGGATGGAAAATCATATCGAGGGGATTTTTGATCGGAGGCGCCACCTTGCTCT encodes:
- a CDS encoding restriction endonuclease-like protein, giving the protein MVSGADQKVLLSIETEDVSLFLKGIPYDLRYYSFKQYQNHLKFEQEWMKLDIDGIGIQTCMVFDASTNELRPYDQGPFPPIFFENGVYQLVVIPKADELLDFYHEHPGLRNAVSAVGEKNHFLLMGQLDFKNEVGFTTFSIRKNGEEILSVTLEIFPSKLNYKKDYVQLLREVSDEVYNLAFHFIKKTYLTGNFESTNKPSATEFYRLLEHFFSEFLHAIQLIERQPHLQLKKEYEWVPAHRIRKSDSRTRKFIAGRPHLFTEVEKGISINGKSFLPTKGWNVKKTITHDNWENRFVKNMMWRLVQKLDDLKRRLEGKNSRYELEPDPETIQKIDEGKKLLNDRLQNSFWKQIGKLDRSVINQVVQMKAGYRDAFKIYLILMKGIILQGNLLRMSLKDVALLYEYWTYLKMGQILRTHFIIEKQDVVTYKYGSLFVKLEEGASAEQVFRHPQTNEKIILSYQKNIHSLPTVSQKPDIFLQIEKMGVDYTYNYVFDAKYRIDFGLDGNNPVGPGPMEDDINTMHRYRDALVVKSGGPYERHAFGAYVLFPWFDEENYENHPFYKSIDEVNIGGFPFLPNATKLVERFVERLVNSNPEELQEEGILPRGSIDYWESGLEEKVLVVSINKREPYLAAKQKKQVTIHAGTLRKGWERAKYVSLYVTQPVSKELSVENGIRFYGEIDRIDLQGDQGQMFVHFHVKAWQTLPHIIRPVGYGIQNHLLTSINLLRQAEELPELFMKSGEEMKLWRMLRRLTTKVRTTLDTTILDRAKKILAYQIGFYSVDLDTEKGEIHVSYFGERQQTIPLSMLEKDPNRVFKILRDILFKD
- a CDS encoding Rqc2 family fibronectin-binding protein; this encodes MSFDGLFTRMMTKELAEALAGGRIGKIYQPSKNEVLLIVRSKGKNAKLLISAHPVYARIQLTEEEYVHPKEPPMFCMVLRKHLEGAVIEKIEQRGLDRVVLIHIKGRNEIGDPTRKQLIIELMGKHSNIVLTDGESGTIIDSIKHVSHAVNRYRAVLPGQSYRFPPEQDKTDPLTCSESDIISQIDFNAGKIDAQLVSRFLGISPLFAKEVVHLAGLPNRETVPKAFLSLTDKIRRGDIRPALMKREDKEFFYLFPLEHVGGERVYFKTLSELLDRYYFEKAERDRVKQIAGDLERFIKKEIEKNERKREKLQREWQESEKSGEYQLYGELLTANLHLAEKGMKEITVTNYYTGEPLTIPLDADKSPSENAQAYFRKYQKAKNAREAVKTQLEQTEKELEYLSLLHEQIRMASAKDLDEIKEELAEQGYLKEKAGRKEKPGKKAAPAPEQFLASDGTPILVGKNNKQNEYLTMRLARKEEVWLHAKNVPGSHVVIRSSEPSEETLLEAAHLAAYYSKARNSGNVDVDYTKVKYVRKPTGAKPGFVIYDHQKTVRVTPDTDLVAKMRKASRTQG
- a CDS encoding calcium-translocating P-type ATPase, SERCA-type, yielding MKFHQMHISDVEKALQTDMNRGLSDMDAEKRKKRYGENVLEEGEKPSRLRIFFSQFKDFMVIVLLIATVISGLLGEYMDALTIIIIVITNGILGYIQEYRAEKSLDALKELSAPQANVFRGGKKLKIPTKEIVPGDVLLFSSGDRIGADVRIVEANGLEIDESPLTGESVPVEKGTEPVFGENLGIGDMANLAFMGTMVTRGSGKGIVIGTGMNTAMGKIADMLQSAKESMTPLQRRLEELGKILLALCLVLTVLVVVIGVLQGHDVYTMFLAGVSLAVAAIPEGLPAIVTIALSLGVQRMVRKNSIVRKLPAVETLGSVSVICSDKTGTMTANKMTVTRIFAGGKVWAVTGHGYEPKGDFFYRDRKISPKNDPALEKLLLFSALGNPTRIVQGKDGYRLEGDPTEGAMLVAALKAGFHPERLAGRYKIIGEFPFDSARKRSSAAVETGGGKVFAVVKGAPEILLQLSERILWDGREVPLNGEYRRAVNAVLEEMGTSALRAIAVAYKPLSKRGGLSGDEVERDLIFAGVMGMMDPPRKEVRQAVKECKEAGIKTVMITGDHATTARSVARELGILSKTGKIIEGTELEKMDGEELKEAAKEADVFARVSPEHKLKIVRALQKSGAIVAMTGDGVNDAPAIKQADIGIAMGRSGTDVAKEASSLILIDDNFATIKAAIEEGRTIYENIRKFIRYLLASNVGEILVMLFAMILGLPLPLVPIQILWVNLVTDGLPAMALGVDGAEEDVMKRKPRHPKEGIFARGLGWKIISRGFLIGGATLLSFLFMYSRHPDQLAYAQTVAFATLILAQLIHVYDCRSERSIFARNPFENHFLNGAVLSSFLLMLLVIYYPPLQPVFRTEAILLRDWLFIAAMAALPTFLLTGTFYLRNQKRYDIMKEGN